From a region of the Streptacidiphilus albus JL83 genome:
- a CDS encoding DUF6159 family protein, with protein sequence MLRQRPGLLCFPALGLATDAAVLAASWPLLLQGVWHRFVHDEAPTGVQSAAIALVLWTASALSSVFTAALVHSVHALLGGERLPVSASLRAAGRRLPTLLSWSLFSLVAGSMLRTGESLAGLSALFELLGLSWSLLTFFALPVIVVEGTGLVAGLRRSLTLGRHALGRWVAGGLKLLVTTTLVVIGAIVVLILAVEANSLAVLFAAVATVIAVGLLVTVVNSAASGIYRTSLYRETVATAGRGR encoded by the coding sequence GTGTTGCGTCAGCGCCCCGGACTGCTCTGCTTCCCCGCGCTCGGCCTCGCGACTGACGCGGCGGTACTGGCCGCCTCCTGGCCGCTGCTGCTGCAGGGGGTTTGGCACCGGTTCGTGCACGACGAGGCTCCCACCGGGGTCCAGTCCGCTGCCATCGCACTCGTGCTGTGGACTGCCTCCGCGCTGAGCAGCGTCTTCACCGCTGCCCTGGTGCACTCCGTGCACGCGCTCCTCGGTGGCGAACGCCTCCCCGTGAGTGCCTCGTTGCGCGCGGCCGGCAGGCGTCTGCCCACTCTTCTCTCCTGGAGTCTGTTCTCGTTGGTTGCCGGATCGATGCTGCGCACCGGGGAGTCGCTGGCCGGCCTCTCCGCGCTCTTCGAACTGCTCGGGCTCTCCTGGTCGCTACTGACCTTCTTCGCGCTGCCCGTCATCGTCGTCGAGGGGACCGGACTCGTGGCCGGCCTACGCCGGTCGCTCACGCTCGGGCGCCACGCGCTCGGCCGGTGGGTTGCCGGCGGCCTCAAGCTCCTCGTCACGACCACGCTCGTCGTGATCGGCGCGATCGTGGTGCTGATCCTCGCGGTGGAGGCGAACAGCCTGGCCGTCCTCTTCGCCGCAGTTGCGACGGTCATAGCCGTCGGACTGCTGGTGACCGTCGTCAACTCGGCCGCGTCCGGAATCTACCGCACCTCTCTCTACCGCGAGACCGTCGCCACGGCAGGGCGAGGGCGGTGA
- a CDS encoding PadR family transcriptional regulator, with the protein MADIRLTTPSFLVLGIIDKLGEASPYDVKVEAARTVAPFWSVPHAQVYAQCDRLAEAGLLSQERQGGGRNRRLMRLTAAGKAALEGWLADPAFVPVEARERGILKLWFGARPQTLAPVQLDEHRRGLAEYEQLAEGVGELLTRGQREALEFGIRYERMMVDFWQWVEDRGSAAPPD; encoded by the coding sequence ATGGCTGACATCCGCTTGACGACGCCCTCCTTCCTCGTCCTCGGCATCATCGACAAGCTGGGCGAGGCCAGCCCCTACGACGTCAAGGTCGAGGCCGCGCGGACGGTGGCGCCCTTCTGGTCGGTGCCGCACGCGCAGGTGTACGCGCAGTGCGATCGGCTGGCGGAAGCCGGTCTGCTGTCGCAGGAGCGGCAGGGAGGCGGGCGCAATCGGCGGCTGATGCGGCTGACCGCAGCCGGCAAGGCGGCGCTGGAGGGGTGGCTGGCCGACCCCGCCTTCGTCCCGGTCGAGGCGCGCGAGCGCGGCATCCTCAAGCTCTGGTTCGGGGCCCGGCCGCAGACGCTGGCGCCGGTGCAACTCGACGAGCACCGGCGCGGACTGGCTGAGTATGAGCAACTCGCGGAGGGCGTTGGTGAGTTGCTCACCCGGGGGCAGCGCGAGGCGCTGGAGTTCGGCATCCGCTACGAGCGGATGATGGTCGACTTCTGGCAGTGGGTGGAGGACCGGGGATCGGCCGCACCCCCGGACTGA
- a CDS encoding DUF2306 domain-containing protein — protein sequence MNRLHSVAWGRVAAIAVVVVSVAYAPIAMTELWPYAHPGAPALGESILAHAVSPSYVARAFATRIAPYRHSLVPMIVHSVLGGALMLLGPVQLVSALRRHRRLHRVTGVVFALSVYACMTAAGIYLARTAPADAFSGAAFWIVLATILVGTVLSVTFGIAAALGRFPDLHQRWMLLCYGFLMTAPLLRLEWGALPVLFPGLSMEQINRIAIMHLGSVAAFGALLAARAMDRRTAVPGVTGTWVPRPVLLAAHLAGAAALAWIVRSYLGTGAQGHRLLAAYLLPYAATYAVMLARQRRAGREGNGWAREEWRLHLTALCLAPGLSVGAALPFQRGLGLDRLTALSAGITIGCGVLAFTATAVVSLRVMYGREAVKRERMTAIRPGAADAVRAGAPAVAVPLVADGSPTTADATTGDAMTERG from the coding sequence GTGAACCGTCTGCACAGCGTCGCCTGGGGGAGGGTGGCCGCGATCGCCGTGGTGGTGGTCTCCGTGGCCTACGCCCCGATCGCGATGACCGAACTGTGGCCGTACGCACATCCCGGCGCACCGGCGCTCGGGGAGTCGATCCTCGCCCACGCGGTGTCACCGAGCTATGTGGCCAGGGCCTTCGCGACCCGGATCGCGCCGTACCGGCACAGTCTGGTCCCGATGATCGTCCACTCGGTCCTGGGCGGCGCACTGATGCTGCTGGGACCGGTCCAGCTGGTCTCGGCGCTGCGCCGCCACCGCCGACTGCACCGAGTGACGGGTGTGGTGTTCGCACTGTCGGTGTACGCCTGCATGACGGCAGCCGGGATCTACCTGGCCCGCACCGCCCCCGCCGACGCGTTCAGCGGTGCGGCGTTCTGGATCGTCCTGGCCACCATCCTGGTCGGCACCGTGCTGAGCGTGACCTTCGGTATCGCCGCCGCCCTCGGCCGCTTCCCCGACCTGCACCAGCGCTGGATGCTGCTCTGCTACGGCTTCCTGATGACCGCTCCGTTGCTGCGGCTGGAGTGGGGCGCGCTCCCCGTCCTCTTCCCGGGGCTGTCCATGGAGCAGATCAACCGAATAGCGATCATGCACCTCGGGTCGGTGGCCGCCTTCGGCGCCCTGCTCGCCGCCCGGGCCATGGACCGGCGCACGGCGGTACCGGGGGTGACCGGCACCTGGGTCCCGCGCCCGGTGCTGCTCGCCGCGCACCTGGCCGGCGCGGCCGCCCTGGCCTGGATCGTCCGCTCCTACCTGGGCACGGGCGCCCAGGGGCACCGGCTGCTCGCCGCGTACCTGCTGCCGTACGCCGCGACCTACGCCGTCATGCTGGCCCGGCAGCGGCGCGCGGGCCGCGAGGGGAACGGATGGGCGCGCGAGGAGTGGCGGCTGCACCTGACCGCGCTCTGCCTGGCGCCGGGGCTCTCGGTCGGCGCGGCGCTGCCGTTCCAGCGCGGGCTGGGACTTGACCGACTGACCGCACTGTCCGCAGGGATCACCATCGGCTGCGGCGTACTGGCGTTCACGGCCACTGCCGTGGTCAGCCTGCGTGTGATGTACGGCAGGGAAGCGGTCAAGCGGGAGCGGATGACGGCCATCCGGCCGGGCGCAGCGGACGCCGTTCGGGCCGGAGCGCCGGCAGTGGCCGTGCCGTTGGTGGCGGACGGGTCGCCTACGACAGCTGATGCCACGACAGGTGATGCCATGACAGAGCGCGGATGA